One segment of Carya illinoinensis cultivar Pawnee chromosome 1, C.illinoinensisPawnee_v1, whole genome shotgun sequence DNA contains the following:
- the LOC122277297 gene encoding bet1-like SNARE 1-2 isoform X2, giving the protein MSSRREHRASRASLFDGFDGLEEGGLRVSSSHSHGTNDHDNENAVDSLQDRVIFLKKLTGDIHEEVESHNRLLDRMGNDMDSSRGIMSGTMDRFKMVFEKKSNRRTCTLVACFVVSFLVIFYLMRVLRYFMLG; this is encoded by the exons ATGAGTTCCAGAAG GGAGCACCGTGCTTCCAGAGCATCTCTATTTGATGGTTTTGATGGCCTTGAGGAAGGTGGTCTTAGGGTGTCCTCATCACACTCCCATGGAACTAATGATCATGACAATGAGAATGCTGTAGATAGTCTGCAAGATAGGGTTATATTTCTTAAGAAA TTAACAGGGGATATACATGAGGAGGTGGAGAGTCATAATCGCCTGCTTGACCGAATG GGTAACGACATGGATTCATCAAGGGGCATAATGTCAGGAACCATGGATCGGTTCAAAATG GTATTTGAGAAGAAATCAAACAGGAGAACATGTACTCTTGTTGCATGCTTCGTGGTTTCCTTCTTAGTTATATTTTATCTCATGAG GGTCCTCAGATATTTCATGCTTGGTTGA
- the LOC122300405 gene encoding protein FAR1-RELATED SEQUENCE 9-like, with protein MNAFFDGYVHAKTNLKEFVDQYDNALKKKIENENVADFPSFNVTIPCISISPIEKRYQDLYTNGKFREVQQQLARVIDLDLVLLKVDGTVKTYVVEDEVCLEEFMKLVTHSVQFSQEDTGAAKCSCGLFEMRGIVCRHIFAIFKCNGVKSLPDRYILDRWRKDIKRRYMLIHSSYDTVHQREDSIAYSSLLNICYKIITHAAGSREHTLDAINKLHAMIDLYFGNLDPTAHASDTANVIATVGSSKQVLSPHIVRGKWRPLSLRRASRMERDLRKVKEKTKQA; from the coding sequence atgaatgccttTTTTGATGGCTATGTTCATGCTAAgacaaacttgaaagagtttgtcgatCAATATGATAATgccttgaaaaagaaaattgagaacgaAAATGTAGCGGACTTCCCCTCATTTAATGTCACAATTCCCTGCATCTCTATATCTCCAATTGAAAAGAGATATCAAGATTTGTACACCAATGGGAAGTTTAGAGAAGTTCAGCAACAACTTGCCCGCGTCATCGACTTGGACCTAGTTTTACTCAAGGTGGACGGTACAGTAAAGACCTATGTAGTAGAGGATGAAGTTTGTCTCGAAGAGTTCATGAAGTTGGTTACACATTCAGTCCAGTTTAGTCAGGAAGATACAGGTGCTGCAAAGTGTTCTTGTGGTTTATTTGAAATGAGGGGGATAGTGTGCCGGCACATCTTCGCTATTTTCAAATGTAACGGGGTTAAATCATTGCCAGATAGGTACATTTTggatcgatggaggaaggacatCAAAAGAAGATACATGTTAATCCATAGCAGCTACGACACAGTACATCAACGGGAGGATTCTATTGCTTATTCTAGTCTTTTGAACATCTGTTATAAGATAATTACTCATGCTGCGGGTTCGAGAGAACATACTTTGGATGCAATTAATAAGTTGCATGCAATGATTGACCTCTATTTTGGCAATTTGGATCCCACAGCACATGCAAGTGATACCGCAAATGTTATAGCAACTGTTGGTTCTTCAAAACAAGTTCTCAGTCCACATATTGTCAGAGGGAAATGGAGACCCCTatctctgaggagagcatccAGGATGGAGAGAGACTTGCGAAAAGTTAAAGAGAAGACCAAGCAAGCGTAG
- the LOC122277270 gene encoding protein PSK SIMULATOR 1-like, with translation MVAEPWIVKIGSQVSSNIRHKLLLEPSKRKSPKNNNVPKQTIGILSFEVATVMSKTVLLHKSLTDSEISKLKTKVLKSEGVLNLVSSDEVHLLELAQSEKLDDLNRVSSVVSRLGKKCIEPALQGFEHVYGDVVSGVIDVRELGFLVKDMEGMVRKMERLVNATANLYTEMEVLNELEQATKKFQHNQHKESKRAFEQKLIWQGQDVRHLKEISLWNQTYDKVVELLARTVCTIYSRICIVFGDPAMKTKTSQSGLDMHRRLQTGSGAEPLKRVLSRSSESHSVEKKVTSYKSQFDSRRGEVALFRPEEFSFPCGTSPGRLFMDCLSLSSSVSKFDDDDDDGDRDDRISRVSRVCISGNAGLKRELVNYSNHVNRSQTGVPFSGDQQEYKSGVMQSGPKSRLTVYAPSTTVGGSALALHYANVIIIIEKLLRYPHLVGEEARDELYQMLPTSLRMSLRSNLKSYVKNLAIYDAPLAHDWKDNLDGILKWLAPLAHNMIRWQSERNFEQHQIVTRTNVLLLQTLYFADREKTEAAVCELLVGLNYICRYEHQQNALLDCASSFDFEDCMEWQLQCGATYLH, from the coding sequence ATGGTTGCGGAGCCTTGGATTGTAAAGATAGGTAGTCAGGTAAGCTCCAATATCAGACACAAGCTCCTTCTTGAACCTTCAAAGAGGAAGAGCCCCAAAAACAACAATGTCCCAAAGCAAACCATAGGCATCCTTTCCTTCGAGGTAGCCACCGTTATGTCAAAGACCGTTCTTCTCCACAAATCCCTGACCGATTCCGAGATCTCCAAGCTTAAGACCAAGGTCTTGAAATCCGAAGGAGTGTTGAACCTGGTGTCCTCCGACGAGGTCCACCTTCTGGAGCTCGCTCAGTCGGAGAAGCTCGACGACTTGAACCGAGTCTCCAGCGTGGTGTCTAGGCTGGGCAAGAAATGCATCGAGCCGGCCTTGCAAGGGTTCGAGCACGTGTATGGGGACGTCGTGAGTGGGGTTATTGATGTGAGGGAATTGGGGTTTTTGGTGAAGGATATGGAGGGAATGGTGAGGAAGATGGAGAGGCTTGTGAATGCGACGGCGAACCTGTACACTGAAATGGAGGTGTTGAATGAGCTGGAGCAGGCGACGAAGAAGTTCCAGCACAATCAGCACAAGGAGAGTAAGAGGGCTTTCGAGCAGAAACTGATATGGCAGGGGCAGGACGTGAGGCATCTCAAGGAGATTTCTCTTTGGAACCAGACGTACGATAAGGTTGTGGAGCTCTTGGCCAGGACGGTGTGCACAATATACTCTAGGATTTGTATCGTCTTTGGGGACCCTGCAATGAAAACGAAGACCAGCCAAAGTGGGCTTGATATGCATCGTCGTCTCCAGACGGGTTCGGGCGCGGAGCCATTGAAACGGGTTCTCAGTAGGAGTAGTGAGAGCCATTCGGTGGAGAAAAAGGTGACAAGCTACAAGTCTCAATTTGATTCTCGGAGGGGTGAGGTAGCACTGTTTCGACCTGAAGAGTTTAGTTTCCCGTGTGGAACGAGCCCCGGGAGGCTTTTCATGGATTGCCTTAGCTTAAGCAGTTCGGTTTCCAAGtttgatgatgacgatgatgacgGTGATCGAGACGACCGGATTAGCCGAGTTTCAAGAGTTTGTATCTCTGGCAATGCTGGTTTGAAAAGAGAGCTCGTGAATTACTCTAATCATGTTAATCGATCCCAAACTGGTGTTCCATTTAGTGGGGATCAACAAGAATACAAGTCTGGTGTGATGCAAAGTGGTCCCAAGAGCCGGTTGACGGTCTATGCTCCTTCCACCACCGTAGGAGGCTCTGCTTTAGCCTTGCATTATGCAAATGTCATAATTATCATAGAGAAGTTGCTTCGCTACCCTCATCTTGTGGGCGAGGAAGCTAGGGATGAGTTGTATCAGATGTTACCTACGAGCTTAAGAATGTCTCTGAGGTCTAATCTCAAGTCCTATGTCAAGAATCTGGCAATATATGACGCTCCTCTTGCCCATGATTGGAAGGACAATCTTGATGGCATTCTAAAGTGGCTTGCGCCACTTGCACATAATATGATCAGGTGGCAAAGTGAGCGAAATTTTGAGCAACACCAAATTGTTACGCGGACAAATGTTCTGTTGCTTCAGACACTCTATTTTGCCGATAGGGAAAAGACAGAGGCAGCAGTATGTGAGCTTCTAGTTGGGTTGAATTACATATGTCGCTACGAGCATCAGCAAAATGCGTTACTAGACTGTGCCAGCAGTTTTGATTTTGAGGATTGCATGGAATGGCAATTGCAATGTGGAGCTACTTACCTTCATTGA
- the LOC122277297 gene encoding bet1-like SNARE 1-2 isoform X1, protein MICEFKEHRASRASLFDGFDGLEEGGLRVSSSHSHGTNDHDNENAVDSLQDRVIFLKKLTGDIHEEVESHNRLLDRMGNDMDSSRGIMSGTMDRFKMVFEKKSNRRTCTLVACFVVSFLVIFYLMRVLRYFMLG, encoded by the exons ATGATATGCGAATTCAA GGAGCACCGTGCTTCCAGAGCATCTCTATTTGATGGTTTTGATGGCCTTGAGGAAGGTGGTCTTAGGGTGTCCTCATCACACTCCCATGGAACTAATGATCATGACAATGAGAATGCTGTAGATAGTCTGCAAGATAGGGTTATATTTCTTAAGAAA TTAACAGGGGATATACATGAGGAGGTGGAGAGTCATAATCGCCTGCTTGACCGAATG GGTAACGACATGGATTCATCAAGGGGCATAATGTCAGGAACCATGGATCGGTTCAAAATG GTATTTGAGAAGAAATCAAACAGGAGAACATGTACTCTTGTTGCATGCTTCGTGGTTTCCTTCTTAGTTATATTTTATCTCATGAG GGTCCTCAGATATTTCATGCTTGGTTGA
- the LOC122277259 gene encoding uncharacterized protein At4g14450, chloroplastic, with product MADSQRSKSSACVANRRQPSRLQRRAPASLQISTPSSTWNVAIPLLSPLAASPTSPKLVTDRTVDMRPREESRQLCSEPEKLVSFKRWQHPAAPFCYEPAPRVRPFVPV from the coding sequence ATGGCCGATTCACAGAGAAGTAAATCCAGCGCCTGCGTGGCAAACCGGCGGCAGCCCAGCCGCTTGCAACGGAGAGCACCGGCGTCCTTGCAGATCAGCACTCCCTCTTCGACTTGGAATGTGGCCATCCCGCTCCTGTCGCCGCTTGCTGCGTCGCCGACTTCGCCGAAGTTGGTCACTGATCGGACGGTGGATATGAGGCCGAGGGAGGAGTCGAGGCAGCTGTGCTCAGAGCCGGAGAAACTTGTGTCGTTCAAGAGGTGGCAGCACCCCGCGGCTCCCTTCTGCTACGAGCCGGCTCCGCGTGTCCGGCCGTTTGTGCCCGTGTAG
- the LOC122277251 gene encoding uncharacterized protein LOC122277251, which translates to MAFVSFVGRVLFASVFILSAYQEFNDFGVDGGPAAKYLRPKFNVLSNHISSQTGLQLPEVQTKHLVAAAIALKGFGGLLFIFGNSLGAFLLLLHQAIATPILYDFYNYDVEKKEYTQLFLKFTQNLALLGALLFFIGMKNSMPRRQLRKKAPKSKTV; encoded by the exons ATGGCCTTCGTCTCGTTCGTCGGGAGAGTCCTCTTCGCCTCCGTGTTCATTCTCTCGGCTTATCAAGA GTTcaatgattttggtgttgatggTGGACCTGCAGCAAAGTATCTGAGACCAAAATTCAATGTTTTGTCAAATCACATATCATCTCAGACTGGGTTGCAACTGCCAGAAGTTCAA ACTAAACATTTAGTGGCTGCTGCAATAGCATTGAAGGGCTTTGGGGGTCTTCTTTTCATCTTTGGCAACTCTCTTGGAGCTTTTCTTCTG CTTCTGCATCAGGCAATCGCTACTCCAATATTGTACGACTTCTATAACTATGATGTTGAGAAGAAAGAATATACCCAACTCTTTCTGAAGTTTACACAG AATTTGGCATTGTTGGGAGCATTGCTCTTCTTCATTGGAATGAAGAACTCCATGCCAAGGAGACAACTGAGGAAAAAGGCTCCCAAATCCAAAACAGTGTGA